A genomic segment from Halomonas sp. GD1P12 encodes:
- a CDS encoding GrxA family glutaredoxin yields the protein MFVVIFGRMSCPFCVMAKQLAEQLENAHKIEGYRYVDMPSEGVTKEDIAKTAGKPIHTVPQVFIDQNHIGGFSEFDRYVRDNDLLA from the coding sequence ATGTTCGTGGTAATTTTTGGCCGTATGAGCTGCCCTTTCTGCGTTATGGCCAAGCAGCTCGCCGAGCAGCTCGAAAACGCTCATAAAATAGAGGGTTATCGCTACGTCGATATGCCCTCGGAAGGCGTGACCAAGGAAGATATCGCCAAAACCGCCGGCAAACCGATCCACACCGTGCCTCAAGTATTCATCGACCAGAACCACATCGGCGGCTTCTCCGAGTTCGACCGCTACGTTCGTGACAACGACCTGCTCGCCTGA
- a CDS encoding 3-hydroxybutyrate dehydrogenase, producing the protein MSAGADTTPRVALVTGTSSGIGASVVEHFCKQGFQVLAVDFNEAGEKIASDQDAAFYQADLTDPEACKNAVKEAIKRFGRVDILVNNAGIQHVSDIESFPEEKWRAIMNLMLTAPFLLTQAVWPSMRENGWGRIINIASIHAHVASPGKAAYVTAKHGLIGMTKTAALEGGEQGITANAVCPAYVQTPLVENQIADQAKMHKMDEQEVIEKIMLKDAAIKRLIEPAEVAQLVCYLASDAAGSVTGSSFNIDLGWTAH; encoded by the coding sequence ATGTCGGCAGGTGCGGATACAACGCCTCGGGTGGCACTGGTAACGGGTACGAGCAGTGGAATCGGCGCAAGCGTGGTCGAGCACTTTTGCAAGCAAGGGTTTCAGGTGCTGGCGGTGGATTTCAACGAGGCGGGTGAAAAGATCGCCAGCGACCAGGACGCGGCGTTCTACCAGGCCGACCTGACCGACCCCGAGGCGTGTAAAAACGCCGTCAAGGAGGCGATCAAGCGCTTTGGTCGAGTGGATATCCTGGTCAACAACGCGGGTATTCAGCACGTCAGCGATATCGAGTCGTTTCCCGAAGAGAAGTGGCGAGCGATCATGAATTTGATGCTCACCGCGCCGTTCTTGCTTACCCAGGCGGTGTGGCCCTCGATGCGCGAAAACGGCTGGGGCCGCATCATCAATATCGCCTCCATTCACGCCCACGTGGCCTCACCGGGCAAGGCCGCCTACGTGACCGCCAAACACGGTTTGATCGGCATGACCAAAACCGCCGCGCTGGAGGGTGGGGAGCAGGGCATTACCGCCAACGCCGTGTGCCCGGCCTACGTCCAAACGCCCCTGGTCGAAAATCAGATCGCCGATCAGGCGAAGATGCACAAGATGGACGAGCAGGAAGTCATCGAGAAGATCATGCTCAAGGACGCTGCAATCAAGCGCCTGATCGAACCCGCCGAGGTCGCTCAGCTGGTGTGCTATCTGGCCTCCGATGCCGCCGGCTCCGTGACCGGCTCGAGTTTCAATATCGACCTTGGCTGGACGGCGCACTGA
- a CDS encoding response regulator transcription factor, protein MHTDDQRLLIVDDDDVFCHVLSRALTRRGFDVKVAHDAEQALEIATSFSPTIATLDLKLEHSSGLKLLPELLLVVPDCRVVVLTGYSSIATAVEAIKLGAVHYLCKPVDADDVIAAFENGGGDPDIELADNPPSINRITWEHIQKVLQEHDGNISATARALGMHRRTLQRKLQKRPVRR, encoded by the coding sequence ATGCACACAGATGACCAGCGCCTTTTGATCGTGGATGACGACGACGTGTTTTGCCACGTGTTGAGCCGAGCGCTTACCCGCCGCGGCTTCGATGTGAAGGTCGCTCACGACGCCGAGCAGGCGCTCGAGATCGCAACGTCGTTCTCACCGACCATCGCCACACTCGATCTCAAACTCGAGCACAGCTCCGGGCTCAAGCTTTTGCCGGAGCTTCTATTGGTGGTGCCGGATTGTCGCGTCGTGGTGCTAACGGGCTACTCGAGCATCGCCACCGCCGTCGAGGCGATCAAGCTTGGCGCGGTGCACTACCTGTGCAAGCCGGTGGACGCCGACGATGTCATCGCGGCATTTGAAAACGGCGGCGGCGACCCGGACATCGAGCTTGCGGACAACCCGCCGTCAATTAACCGTATCACCTGGGAGCATATTCAGAAGGTGTTGCAGGAGCACGACGGCAACATTTCCGCCACCGCGCGGGCGCTGGGCATGCACCGGCGCACCCTACAGCGAAAGCTGCAAAAACGTCCGGTTCGACGCTAA
- a CDS encoding ATP-binding protein — MQTALPLPLSTPNRNLVRLTIVRGITWTGFLLAILIGVEVLDFELETATVISVVVSMGLLNILTWWRLGRPRAVSHLEYLLHLLADIAGLTLLFYFTGGSTNPFITYYLVPVTIAAATLPWRHAWIIAGCAMAGYSYLMVDYHPIAQLSHIDSDSLLNLHVVGMWLNFGLSAGLVTFFIYKMAHALRSRDKALSRTREAALRNEQVLAVATQAAGTAHELGTPLSTMAVLLKEMQAEAADDSPLYEDIALLRQQVDVCKSRLQHLVTSADRRRMAEPEVQDGEAWLSSVIQRWLVIRPDVTHTLETPNRRGRPWLLVDATLDQALTNLLNNAADAHPDQIAIRLDWFDDNVIIDIRDHGPGVSMSIADQLGDTFVSTKSKGMGIGLFLTHATINRFGGGVSLYNHPEGGTLTEVTLPRSDAPEKT, encoded by the coding sequence ATGCAAACCGCCCTGCCGCTGCCGCTTTCGACCCCCAACCGCAACCTGGTGCGCCTGACCATCGTTCGAGGTATCACCTGGACCGGCTTTTTGTTGGCGATCCTTATAGGCGTCGAGGTGCTCGATTTCGAGCTCGAGACCGCCACGGTCATCAGCGTCGTGGTATCCATGGGCCTTTTGAACATCCTCACCTGGTGGCGGCTCGGGCGCCCGCGGGCCGTCAGCCATCTTGAGTATCTTCTCCACCTGCTGGCGGACATTGCCGGGCTGACACTGCTGTTCTACTTCACTGGCGGTTCGACCAATCCATTCATTACCTACTACCTGGTACCGGTGACCATTGCCGCGGCAACGCTGCCCTGGCGCCACGCCTGGATCATCGCCGGTTGCGCCATGGCGGGCTACAGCTACCTGATGGTGGATTACCACCCCATCGCCCAGCTCAGCCATATCGATAGCGACAGCCTTTTGAACCTGCATGTCGTGGGCATGTGGCTCAACTTCGGGCTTTCGGCGGGGCTTGTTACCTTTTTCATTTACAAAATGGCCCATGCGCTTCGAAGCCGCGACAAGGCGCTATCGCGCACCCGTGAAGCCGCACTTCGAAACGAGCAGGTGCTGGCGGTGGCCACCCAGGCAGCGGGCACCGCTCACGAACTCGGCACACCGCTTTCCACCATGGCGGTGCTTTTAAAAGAGATGCAGGCGGAAGCCGCTGACGACTCGCCGCTTTATGAGGACATCGCGCTGTTGCGCCAGCAGGTAGATGTCTGCAAATCACGGCTGCAGCACCTGGTCACCAGCGCCGACCGTCGACGCATGGCGGAGCCGGAGGTTCAGGATGGCGAGGCCTGGCTTTCCAGCGTCATCCAGCGCTGGCTGGTCATCCGCCCGGATGTCACCCATACGCTCGAGACGCCGAATCGCCGCGGGCGACCCTGGCTACTGGTCGATGCTACCCTCGACCAGGCACTGACCAACCTTTTGAACAACGCCGCCGACGCGCATCCGGACCAAATCGCCATTCGATTGGACTGGTTCGACGATAACGTCATCATCGACATTCGCGATCACGGTCCGGGGGTTTCGATGTCGATCGCCGACCAGCTCGGCGACACCTTCGTGTCGACCAAGAGCAAGGGCATGGGCATTGGTCTATTTTTAACCCATGCCACCATCAACCGTTTTGGCGGCGGCGTAAGCCTTTATAACCACCCGGAAGGCGGCACGCTCACCGAGGTAACGCTGCCGCGCAGCGACGCGCCGGAGAAAACGTGA
- the pyrC gene encoding dihydroorotase, producing MDSITLTRPDDWHLHLRDGEVLEAVVNHTAAQMGRAIIMPNLKPPITTTDQALAYRERILKALAPDSAFEPLMTLYLTDFTTADEIEKAHASGVVKAVKLYPAGATTNSASGVTDIAHCDAAITAMERVGMPLLIHGEVTDSNIDIFDREAAFIERVLKPLLERHPTLKVVSEHITTQQAAEFVANGPDNLAATITAHHLLFNRNQMLAGGIRPHYYCLPILKREQHRQALLKAATSGSPKFFLGTDSAPHEKADKESSCGCAGAYTAPAALELYATAFDQMGALDKLEAFASLNGPRFYGLAPNADRVTLERRALALPSHYAYGDGCSIVPLLAGEALEWSMVR from the coding sequence GTGGACTCTATTACGTTGACTCGCCCTGATGATTGGCACCTTCACCTGCGCGACGGCGAGGTGCTCGAGGCGGTCGTGAACCACACCGCCGCGCAGATGGGGCGTGCGATCATCATGCCCAATCTGAAGCCGCCGATCACCACGACCGACCAGGCGCTGGCTTACCGCGAGCGCATTTTGAAGGCGCTCGCGCCGGACAGTGCGTTCGAGCCCTTGATGACGCTCTACCTGACCGATTTCACCACCGCTGACGAGATCGAGAAGGCGCATGCCAGCGGTGTGGTCAAGGCGGTCAAGCTCTATCCGGCTGGAGCGACGACCAACTCGGCGTCCGGGGTGACCGATATCGCCCATTGCGACGCCGCGATTACCGCCATGGAGCGGGTCGGCATGCCGCTTTTGATTCACGGTGAGGTGACCGATAGCAATATCGACATCTTCGATCGCGAAGCGGCCTTTATCGAGCGCGTGCTCAAGCCGCTGCTCGAACGCCACCCGACGCTCAAGGTGGTGTCCGAGCACATCACGACCCAGCAGGCCGCCGAGTTCGTGGCCAATGGCCCCGATAACCTGGCCGCCACGATTACCGCGCATCATCTTCTGTTCAACCGGAACCAGATGCTGGCCGGCGGCATTCGCCCGCACTACTACTGCCTGCCGATTCTAAAACGTGAACAGCACCGCCAGGCGCTGCTGAAAGCCGCCACCAGCGGAAGCCCGAAATTCTTTTTGGGTACCGACAGCGCGCCGCACGAGAAGGCCGACAAGGAGTCGAGCTGCGGCTGCGCGGGCGCCTACACCGCGCCGGCAGCGCTCGAGCTTTACGCCACTGCCTTCGATCAAATGGGAGCGCTCGATAAACTCGAGGCCTTCGCGAGCCTCAACGGCCCACGCTTTTACGGGCTGGCGCCGAATGCTGATCGCGTTACCCTCGAGCGTCGTGCGCTGGCGCTGCCCTCCCACTACGCTTACGGCGACGGATGCTCGATCGTACCGCTGCTGGCCGGAGAAGCGCTGGAGTGGTCGATGGTGCGCTAA
- the mtnN gene encoding 5'-methylthioadenosine/S-adenosylhomocysteine nucleosidase: MQRIGIIGAMAQEVSILAGQLEGVERLEHAGFVFYSGTRHGLEVVILQSGIGKVNAAVGTAVLLERYQPEAIINTGSAGGFALDLDIGDIIISSEVRHHDVDAVVFGYEIGQVPGMPAAYVADSALCDVARQAIIDLGEVNVREGLIATGDAFMADPARVAATRAQFPAMLAVEMEAAAIAQTCYLYGCPFVVIRALSDIPGAGDNHLSFEQFLDIAADHSSRMVDAMLIRLGQ; this comes from the coding sequence GTGCAACGCATTGGAATCATCGGCGCGATGGCGCAGGAAGTAAGCATACTGGCGGGCCAGCTCGAAGGGGTTGAGCGCCTCGAGCATGCCGGGTTCGTGTTCTATAGCGGCACGCGTCACGGCCTCGAGGTCGTCATCCTGCAGTCAGGTATTGGTAAGGTGAACGCCGCGGTGGGTACGGCGGTGCTGCTCGAGCGCTACCAGCCCGAGGCGATCATCAATACCGGCTCGGCCGGCGGCTTCGCCCTGGATCTCGATATCGGCGACATCATCATCTCGAGCGAAGTGCGCCATCACGATGTCGATGCGGTGGTGTTCGGCTATGAAATAGGTCAGGTACCCGGCATGCCCGCCGCCTACGTGGCCGATAGCGCGCTTTGCGACGTCGCCCGTCAGGCAATTATCGACCTTGGTGAAGTGAACGTGCGCGAAGGTTTGATCGCAACCGGCGACGCCTTCATGGCGGACCCGGCGCGCGTTGCCGCCACCCGCGCGCAGTTTCCCGCGATGCTTGCGGTCGAAATGGAAGCCGCGGCCATCGCGCAAACCTGCTATCTCTACGGCTGCCCCTTCGTGGTGATCCGTGCGCTTTCCGATATTCCCGGCGCCGGCGACAACCACCTCTCCTTCGAGCAGTTTCTGGACATCGCGGCGGATCACTCCTCGCGCATGGTCGACGCTATGCTGATCCGGCTCGGTCAATAA
- the folD gene encoding bifunctional methylenetetrahydrofolate dehydrogenase/methenyltetrahydrofolate cyclohydrolase FolD — protein MTAQLIDGKTIAANVRHRVAEKTAARLQAGARAPGLAVVVVGDDPASHVYVNNKHRACDQAGILSFQHQLSTNTTQHELEALVDRLNNDPQVDGILVQLPLPEHLDARPILERIRPDKDVDGFHPYNLGRLAQRSPALRPCTPKGIMTLLSESDIDVRGLDATVVGASNIVGRPMAMELMLAGCTTTVCHRFTQNLEAHVRRADLVVVAVGKPGLVKGEWIKPGAVVIDVGINRQEDGKLAGDVDFEAAAERASFITPVPGGVGPMTVATLLENTLEAAEAHDT, from the coding sequence ATGACCGCCCAACTCATCGATGGCAAAACCATCGCCGCTAATGTCCGCCATCGCGTTGCCGAGAAAACCGCTGCCCGCTTACAGGCCGGCGCTCGCGCCCCCGGATTAGCCGTGGTGGTGGTAGGTGATGACCCGGCCTCTCATGTGTACGTCAATAACAAACACCGCGCCTGCGACCAGGCCGGCATTCTCTCCTTTCAGCATCAGCTCTCGACCAACACTACCCAGCACGAGCTCGAAGCACTGGTCGACCGTTTGAACAACGACCCCCAGGTCGACGGCATTCTGGTTCAACTGCCGCTGCCGGAGCATCTGGATGCCCGCCCGATCCTCGAGCGCATTCGCCCGGACAAGGATGTCGACGGCTTTCACCCCTATAACCTGGGCCGGCTGGCTCAGCGCTCTCCCGCGCTACGCCCCTGCACGCCCAAGGGGATCATGACGCTGCTATCAGAGAGTGACATCGACGTGCGCGGCCTGGACGCCACGGTGGTCGGCGCTTCCAACATCGTGGGCCGGCCGATGGCCATGGAGCTGATGCTGGCGGGCTGTACCACCACCGTGTGTCATCGCTTCACCCAGAATCTGGAGGCTCACGTTCGCCGCGCGGATCTGGTCGTGGTCGCCGTAGGCAAGCCAGGGCTCGTCAAGGGCGAGTGGATCAAGCCAGGGGCCGTGGTCATCGATGTCGGCATCAACCGCCAAGAGGATGGCAAGCTCGCCGGCGACGTGGATTTCGAAGCGGCCGCCGAACGCGCAAGCTTCATCACGCCGGTACCCGGTGGCGTCGGCCCGATGACCGTGGCCACGCTTTTGGAGAACACCCTGGAAGCCGCCGAAGCGCACGACACTTGA
- a CDS encoding NAD(P)/FAD-dependent oxidoreductase, with product MAKRQVAVLGAGMVGVSVAWHLQKRGFDVTLIDRRQPGRETSYGNAGIVQREAVRPYAFPRDMKTILSVLPNRRVDIRYRPKGMLNAFSPLLSYWHNSSTGRYQKIVPEYASLIGLCLEAHGKMIEAAGAGHLVRRDGWLEIYRTQEKLDKRVVEAQEALKLYGVRFEVLDRAALIEKEPDLSEKIIGAIHWLDPWTVADPGALVAAYANAFVLQGGTILQADIEDVEPQGEGYRVKTDQCELAVDDVVMALGPWAGQWASKLGYRIPTFVKRGYHMHYATQAPAKLNYWLMDAEVGYLLAPMNAGVRLTTGAELDRLESPADEHQLEAAENVARGVFPLAERKEPVAWKGARPCLPDMKPIIGPAPRHQGLWFAFGHGHQGFTLGPATGELLADIMEGKTPAIDMSPFRADRF from the coding sequence ATGGCCAAGCGGCAGGTAGCGGTACTCGGTGCGGGAATGGTGGGCGTCAGCGTCGCGTGGCATCTTCAAAAGCGGGGGTTCGACGTAACGCTGATCGACCGGCGCCAGCCCGGACGCGAAACCTCCTATGGCAACGCCGGCATCGTTCAGCGAGAAGCCGTTCGCCCTTACGCGTTTCCTCGGGACATGAAAACGATTTTAAGCGTACTGCCCAACAGGCGCGTCGACATTCGCTACCGCCCCAAAGGCATGCTCAACGCTTTTTCGCCACTTCTGAGCTACTGGCACAACTCTTCCACCGGGCGGTATCAGAAAATCGTTCCCGAGTACGCCTCACTCATCGGGCTTTGCCTGGAGGCGCACGGCAAGATGATCGAAGCGGCCGGCGCGGGGCATCTGGTGCGTCGGGATGGCTGGCTGGAAATCTACCGGACTCAGGAAAAACTCGACAAGCGCGTGGTCGAGGCCCAAGAGGCGCTCAAGCTCTATGGCGTTCGCTTCGAGGTGCTGGACCGCGCCGCGCTCATCGAAAAGGAGCCGGATCTGAGTGAGAAGATCATCGGCGCCATCCACTGGCTCGATCCCTGGACGGTGGCCGACCCGGGGGCGCTGGTGGCCGCTTACGCCAATGCGTTCGTTCTGCAAGGCGGTACCATCCTTCAGGCCGATATCGAGGATGTGGAGCCCCAGGGCGAAGGCTATCGGGTAAAGACCGATCAGTGTGAGCTTGCGGTCGACGATGTGGTCATGGCGCTGGGCCCCTGGGCGGGCCAGTGGGCCTCGAAGCTTGGCTATCGCATTCCCACGTTCGTCAAGCGCGGCTACCACATGCACTACGCCACACAGGCGCCGGCGAAGCTCAACTACTGGCTGATGGATGCCGAGGTCGGGTATCTGCTAGCGCCCATGAACGCGGGTGTGCGTCTGACCACCGGCGCCGAGCTCGACCGGCTTGAGTCGCCGGCAGACGAGCACCAGCTCGAGGCTGCTGAAAACGTCGCTCGGGGCGTTTTCCCGCTCGCCGAGCGCAAGGAGCCGGTCGCCTGGAAGGGCGCACGGCCGTGTCTACCGGACATGAAACCGATCATTGGCCCGGCGCCTCGCCATCAAGGGCTATGGTTCGCTTTCGGTCACGGCCATCAGGGCTTTACTCTGGGGCCTGCGACCGGCGAGCTTCTGGCGGATATCATGGAAGGCAAGACACCTGCCATCGATATGTCGCCGTTTCGCGCCGATCGTTTCTAA
- a CDS encoding putative motility protein, producing the protein MDITASNAVSQALYMNQAQTAEQAQMQLFRQALDMQAQQVTEVLASANMTAQPDLATEGALGTQINTYA; encoded by the coding sequence ATGGATATCACAGCGAGCAACGCCGTTAGTCAGGCGCTTTACATGAATCAGGCGCAAACCGCTGAACAGGCGCAAATGCAGCTTTTTCGCCAGGCACTCGACATGCAGGCCCAGCAGGTGACCGAAGTACTGGCCAGTGCCAACATGACGGCGCAGCCGGATCTGGCAACCGAAGGGGCGCTGGGAACGCAAATCAACACCTACGCTTGA
- a CDS encoding peptide chain release factor 3, producing the protein MKETQLAREAELRRTFAIISHPDAGKTTITEKMLLFGNAIQMAGSVKSKRNDRHATSDWMKMEQERGISVTTSVMQFPYGGRIVNLLDTPGHEDFSEDTYRTLTAVDSALMVIDGAKGVEDRTIKLMEVCRLRTTPILTFINKMDRDIRDPIEVMDEVETVLNIQCAPMTWPIGMGRHFKGVYHLYNDVIHLYTQGQGNRISEDKRIEGLDSPEVDTLLGEEQAEELRMEIELVRGASHAFDLDAYRRGALSPVYFGTAMGNFGVREMLDGFVEYAPAPQPRETDTREVTASDERFTGFVFKIQANMDPNHRDRIAFLRVCSGKYEKNMKMRHVRIGKDVKIADALTFMASDRSQVEEAWPGDIIGLHNHGTVQIGDTFTVGEDMRFTGIPHFAPELFKRVRLKDPLRMKALQKGLQQLSEEGATQVFMPMDNNDLILGAVGTLQFDVVAHRLKEEYKVDCIYEGVNVQTARWIYCDDAKKLEEFKRKASANLAIDGGGYLTYIAPTRVNLQMTQERWPDIRFQPTREH; encoded by the coding sequence ATGAAAGAGACGCAGTTGGCCCGTGAAGCGGAGCTTAGACGCACCTTCGCTATCATATCGCACCCGGATGCGGGTAAAACCACGATTACCGAGAAGATGCTGCTGTTTGGAAACGCCATTCAGATGGCGGGCTCGGTCAAGAGCAAGCGCAATGACCGCCACGCGACATCCGACTGGATGAAGATGGAGCAGGAGCGCGGCATCTCGGTGACCACCTCGGTGATGCAGTTCCCCTATGGTGGGCGTATCGTCAATCTGCTCGACACCCCCGGTCACGAGGACTTCTCGGAAGATACCTACCGGACGCTGACCGCGGTCGACTCCGCCCTGATGGTGATCGACGGCGCCAAGGGCGTCGAGGACCGTACCATCAAGCTGATGGAAGTGTGCCGACTGCGCACCACGCCGATTCTCACCTTCATCAACAAGATGGACCGTGACATTCGCGACCCGATCGAGGTGATGGACGAGGTCGAAACGGTTCTCAACATTCAGTGTGCGCCGATGACCTGGCCGATCGGTATGGGGCGTCACTTCAAGGGGGTTTATCACCTCTATAACGATGTGATCCATCTCTATACCCAGGGCCAGGGCAATCGTATTTCCGAAGACAAGCGCATCGAAGGGCTGGATAGTCCGGAAGTCGATACGCTGCTCGGTGAAGAGCAGGCTGAAGAGCTTCGCATGGAGATCGAGCTGGTGCGCGGCGCCTCCCACGCTTTCGATCTCGACGCCTACCGGCGCGGCGCGCTGAGCCCGGTCTACTTCGGCACCGCCATGGGCAACTTCGGCGTGCGCGAAATGCTCGATGGCTTCGTCGAATACGCCCCGGCGCCGCAGCCGCGCGAGACCGACACCCGGGAAGTGACCGCCAGTGACGAGCGCTTCACCGGCTTCGTGTTCAAGATTCAGGCGAACATGGACCCGAATCACCGCGACCGCATCGCCTTTTTACGGGTTTGCTCCGGCAAGTACGAGAAGAACATGAAGATGCGCCACGTGCGTATTGGCAAGGACGTCAAGATCGCCGACGCCCTGACCTTCATGGCCTCGGACCGCTCCCAGGTCGAGGAAGCCTGGCCTGGCGATATCATCGGTCTGCATAATCACGGCACGGTACAGATCGGCGATACCTTCACCGTGGGCGAGGACATGCGCTTTACCGGCATCCCACACTTTGCCCCGGAGCTTTTCAAGCGTGTACGCTTGAAAGATCCGCTGAGAATGAAGGCGCTGCAGAAAGGGTTGCAGCAGCTTTCGGAAGAGGGCGCCACCCAGGTCTTCATGCCGATGGACAACAACGACCTGATTCTCGGCGCGGTGGGAACGCTGCAGTTCGACGTAGTCGCGCACCGCCTGAAAGAGGAGTACAAGGTCGACTGTATTTACGAAGGGGTGAACGTGCAGACCGCCCGCTGGATATACTGCGACGATGCGAAGAAGCTTGAGGAGTTCAAGCGCAAGGCGAGTGCGAACCTTGCCATCGATGGCGGCGGCTATCTCACCTATATCGCCCCGACCCGGGTCAACCTGCAGATGACTCAGGAGCGCTGGCCAGACATTCGCTTCCAGCCTACCCGCGAGCACTAA
- a CDS encoding YgfZ/GcvT domain-containing protein, with the protein MATEHLPTFNGEVRLDHLSILDIKGENAEKFLQGQTSAQVSLANGSFAPLTCFCTPKGRIIANGQLFRVAEHHYRLLVSTTLADKLATHLKKFAVFYRAELSLNCAIALVGAGPAQALERARALGLVLPASGYLHSGDEKASVLRLPFEERYLFCIEDDMPDADAALENAWRLADIQSGIAWLDEVQEDHFLPQMINWEALGGISFKKGCYTGQEVVARAHFRGQVKKRLVRASLKADALPAATESLVSDENKSLGEVVSSAFSDQGHVELLAVVATKAIEEPLPLYLNQQPVTLESLPYAVERLDPEQLSASLMST; encoded by the coding sequence ATGGCAACCGAACACCTACCCACTTTTAATGGTGAAGTGCGCCTCGATCACCTATCAATACTGGACATCAAGGGCGAGAACGCCGAGAAGTTCCTTCAGGGCCAGACCAGCGCCCAGGTGAGCCTGGCCAACGGTTCTTTCGCCCCGCTCACCTGCTTCTGCACGCCCAAGGGGCGCATCATCGCCAACGGTCAGCTTTTCCGGGTTGCCGAGCACCATTATCGCCTGCTGGTCAGCACCACGCTGGCGGACAAGCTCGCGACTCACCTTAAAAAGTTTGCCGTGTTCTATCGCGCCGAGCTTAGCCTCAATTGCGCCATCGCTCTGGTGGGTGCCGGACCAGCCCAGGCCCTCGAGCGCGCCAGGGCACTGGGGCTCGTGCTACCCGCAAGCGGCTATCTGCACAGTGGCGACGAGAAGGCATCGGTACTGCGTCTGCCTTTTGAAGAGCGCTACCTCTTTTGTATCGAGGACGATATGCCCGACGCCGATGCGGCGCTCGAAAACGCCTGGCGGCTGGCGGACATTCAAAGCGGCATCGCCTGGCTTGACGAAGTCCAGGAAGATCATTTCCTGCCGCAAATGATCAACTGGGAAGCGCTGGGGGGTATCAGCTTCAAGAAAGGGTGCTACACCGGCCAGGAAGTCGTAGCGCGGGCGCACTTTCGCGGCCAGGTCAAGAAGCGCCTGGTGCGCGCAAGCCTGAAGGCGGATGCACTGCCCGCCGCCACTGAATCGCTGGTAAGTGACGAAAACAAAAGCCTGGGCGAGGTGGTCAGCAGTGCCTTCAGTGATCAGGGGCACGTCGAGCTGCTGGCGGTGGTGGCAACCAAGGCCATCGAGGAGCCGCTGCCGCTTTATTTGAACCAGCAGCCCGTAACGCTCGAATCGTTGCCCTACGCCGTCGAGCGCCTGGACCCGGAGCAGCTCTCGGCGAGTCTGATGTCGACCTAG
- a CDS encoding OsmC family protein: protein MMRTPITLISERNRTFRHRIEVESVEALYADAPKGLGGDGQDPDPHDYFDMALGSCKAITVQMYARRKEWPLEGITVTIARDDRKEREGEYGLDVRLDFQGPLDDAMKQKLLDISSRCPVQRLMTEATVTIETRLASATDASRQ from the coding sequence ATGATGCGCACCCCCATCACGCTGATCAGCGAACGCAACCGGACGTTTCGCCACCGTATCGAGGTCGAAAGCGTCGAGGCCCTTTACGCCGATGCCCCCAAAGGGCTTGGCGGCGACGGCCAGGACCCGGACCCCCACGACTACTTCGATATGGCGCTGGGCAGCTGCAAGGCGATCACCGTGCAGATGTACGCCAGGCGCAAGGAGTGGCCGCTCGAAGGTATCACGGTGACCATTGCGCGTGACGACCGCAAGGAGCGTGAAGGCGAATATGGGCTGGACGTACGTCTCGACTTCCAAGGGCCGCTGGATGACGCGATGAAACAGAAACTTCTGGACATCAGCAGCCGCTGCCCGGTGCAGCGCTTGATGACCGAGGCCACGGTCACCATCGAGACCCGGCTTGCGAGTGCGACTGACGCCTCGCGCCAATAG